From the genome of Turicibacter faecis, one region includes:
- a CDS encoding manganese catalase family protein, producing MWIYEKRLQMPVDIKKRDPKMAQNIFSALGGADGELSASMEYLQQRYTMPTDQSIATLTDIGTEELAHLEMVSALIYQLTDGASIEELKKAGFDPTYSVHGTGIFLADPNGVPWKASYISVTSDPVADLTANMAAEQKARAGYEHLLDIATDEDVRSVLRYLREREIVHFQRFGETLMDVQDHFSTNRYFFMKDED from the coding sequence ATGTGGATTTATGAAAAAAGACTACAAATGCCAGTCGATATTAAAAAACGCGACCCAAAAATGGCACAAAATATTTTCAGTGCGCTCGGTGGAGCAGACGGAGAATTATCAGCCTCTATGGAATATCTCCAACAACGTTACACCATGCCAACTGATCAATCAATTGCAACATTAACCGACATTGGGACAGAAGAACTTGCACATCTTGAAATGGTATCAGCTTTAATTTACCAGTTAACAGATGGAGCTTCCATAGAAGAATTAAAAAAAGCGGGATTTGATCCAACTTACTCCGTTCACGGAACAGGAATCTTTTTAGCCGATCCAAACGGAGTCCCTTGGAAAGCTAGCTACATTTCAGTCACTTCCGATCCAGTTGCCGATTTAACTGCCAACATGGCAGCCGAACAAAAAGCACGTGCCGGATACGAACACTTACTCGATATCGCAACTGATGAAGATGTACGATCTGTCTTACGCTATCTTCGCGAACGAGAAATCGTCCATTTCCAACGCTTTGGTGAAACATTAATGGATGTTCAAGACCACTTCAGTACCAATCGTTATTTCTTCATGAAAGACGAAGATTAA
- a CDS encoding spore coat protein CotJB: MTKDQLLTQISAISLIVHDIHLFLDTHPGDAKALKDHKKLSEELQKLVREYEKKYGPLMNFGHQTVDAEGNWIQGPWPWQNK; the protein is encoded by the coding sequence ATGACTAAAGATCAATTATTAACACAAATTTCAGCGATTAGTTTAATCGTGCACGACATTCACCTATTTCTTGATACACATCCCGGTGATGCTAAAGCATTAAAAGACCACAAAAAACTTTCAGAAGAACTTCAAAAGTTAGTCCGAGAATATGAAAAAAAATATGGGCCTCTTATGAACTTTGGTCACCAAACTGTTGACGCAGAAGGCAATTGGATTCAAGGACCTTGGCCTTGGCAAAATAAATAA
- a CDS encoding GNAT family N-acetyltransferase has protein sequence MKRIRRISLDEVWKMRHEVMWPDQSIEYIQLPNDDQGIHLGLFVEDSLVSVISLFIDGDEAQFRKFCTQTNFQNRGYGSELLQYTMDYAKGRGAKAIFCNARVTKCSFYAKFGLIRTENRFVKGGKEYVVMRKTL, from the coding sequence ATGAAAAGAATTAGACGAATTTCATTGGATGAGGTTTGGAAGATGCGCCACGAGGTGATGTGGCCGGATCAATCGATTGAATATATTCAATTACCGAATGATGATCAAGGAATTCATTTAGGATTGTTTGTTGAGGATAGTCTTGTAAGTGTCATTTCGTTATTTATCGATGGAGATGAGGCGCAGTTTCGAAAGTTTTGTACACAGACAAACTTTCAAAATAGGGGTTATGGGAGTGAATTGTTACAATATACGATGGATTACGCCAAGGGGCGAGGAGCGAAAGCTATTTTTTGCAATGCCCGAGTGACGAAGTGTTCATTTTATGCTAAATTTGGGCTGATTAGGACGGAAAACCGATTTGTAAAGGGTGGAAAAGAGTACGTCGTGATGAGAAAAACGTTATAA
- a CDS encoding SulP family inorganic anion transporter has translation MSTRLKPKLLSVMKTYTKEQFVKDAIAGVIVAVIALPLSIALAISSGVSPEQGLYTAIIAGFFISLLGGSRVQIGGPSATFMVVVYGVVASHGVEGLLLTTILAGIILILFGLLRLGSMIKYIPYPITVGFTSGIALTIFSSQIKDFFGMTLENVPTGFIDKWKLYFSSANQIHWMPFIIGLIALIILMIWPRINKKIPASLVSIVVTTVLVALLNLDVPTIGTQYTHLSSTFPRPSFPEVTWNKIEMLISPAFTIAFLCSLESLLSAVVSDGMIGSKHRSNMELVAEGVANIASGVFGGMPATGAIARTVANIKNGGRTPIAGVVHAVTLLFILLFLMPLVKMIPLATLAAVLIMVSYNMSEWRMFKRLLSAPKSDVSVLLVTFFLTVLFDLTLAISVGMVLTSFLFMKRMTDVTNVQGFELHDEEEEGQLLDEELKEVLSDEILIYEVNGPFFFGAADKFLDSIQSLQGPSKVLIIRLRNVPVIDATAVHALELLQDTCRRSNTTLILSEINDKPYQVVKRVGLVREIGREQVCRYFDQAVERAKQLVCR, from the coding sequence GTGTCAACGCGGTTAAAGCCTAAATTATTATCAGTTATGAAAACTTACACAAAAGAGCAGTTCGTTAAAGACGCCATAGCGGGAGTGATTGTTGCAGTAATTGCACTCCCGTTATCGATTGCTTTAGCTATTTCATCAGGTGTTTCACCTGAGCAAGGATTATATACCGCGATTATTGCTGGTTTTTTCATTTCATTACTTGGTGGAAGTCGAGTTCAAATCGGGGGACCAAGCGCTACATTTATGGTAGTTGTTTATGGGGTTGTTGCTAGTCATGGTGTAGAAGGATTGCTACTTACTACGATATTAGCTGGAATTATTTTAATATTATTTGGATTGTTACGATTAGGGAGTATGATTAAGTATATTCCATATCCTATTACTGTCGGGTTTACGAGTGGGATTGCCTTGACGATTTTTAGTTCACAAATTAAGGACTTTTTTGGGATGACGCTTGAAAATGTTCCGACGGGATTTATTGATAAGTGGAAACTTTATTTCTCATCGGCCAATCAAATTCATTGGATGCCGTTTATTATCGGTTTGATTGCATTGATCATTTTAATGATCTGGCCAAGAATAAATAAAAAAATTCCAGCCTCTTTAGTTTCGATTGTTGTGACGACGGTACTAGTAGCACTCTTGAATTTAGATGTGCCAACGATTGGAACACAGTATACTCATCTTTCATCCACCTTTCCAAGGCCCTCGTTCCCAGAGGTGACGTGGAATAAGATTGAGATGTTGATTTCCCCGGCGTTTACAATTGCTTTTTTATGTTCACTCGAGTCGCTGCTTTCGGCGGTTGTATCAGATGGAATGATTGGAAGTAAGCATCGTTCGAATATGGAGTTGGTCGCTGAAGGTGTTGCGAATATTGCGTCGGGAGTGTTCGGGGGGATGCCGGCAACAGGGGCGATTGCTCGAACGGTGGCTAATATAAAAAATGGTGGACGCACTCCAATTGCAGGGGTAGTTCATGCGGTGACGTTATTATTTATCTTGTTATTTTTAATGCCATTAGTGAAAATGATTCCATTAGCAACGTTGGCGGCCGTGTTAATTATGGTTTCTTACAATATGAGTGAGTGGCGAATGTTTAAAAGGTTGTTAAGTGCACCTAAAAGTGATGTGTCAGTTTTACTTGTGACGTTTTTCTTAACGGTATTATTTGATTTGACGCTTGCGATTAGTGTGGGAATGGTTTTAACGTCGTTCTTATTTATGAAACGGATGACGGATGTGACGAATGTTCAAGGATTTGAGTTGCACGATGAGGAGGAGGAAGGCCAACTTTTAGATGAAGAGTTAAAGGAGGTCTTGTCCGATGAAATTTTAATTTATGAAGTGAATGGTCCATTTTTCTTTGGAGCCGCGGATAAGTTTTTAGATTCGATTCAATCTTTACAAGGACCGTCTAAAGTTTTAATCATTCGACTTCGAAATGTTCCGGTGATTGATGCCACAGCGGTTCATGCACTGGAGTTGTTACAGGATACTTGTCGTCGTTCGAACACAACCCTTATCTTGAGTGAAATTAACGATAAACCTTATCAGGTGGTTAAGCGTGTTGGATTGGTGAGGGAGATTGGTCGTGAGCAAGTGTGTCGTTATTTTGATCAGGCGGTTGAACGTGCGAAACAGCTGGTGTGTCGGTAA